In the genome of Flavobacteriales bacterium, one region contains:
- a CDS encoding isoleucine--tRNA ligase, which yields MNQKYTEYEKLDLSAIGSRILARWEEEDTFRRSIAERKNAPAFSFYEGPPSANGLPGIHHVMARTIKDLFCRYKTMKGFMVERKAGWDTHGLPVELDVEKSLGITKEDIGKKLSVAEYNQACREGVLKYKDIWDDLTRKIGYWVDLDHPYITFENSYIESVWNLLQKLYEKDLLYKGYTVQPYSPAAGTGLSTHELNQPGCYREVKDTSIIAEFKAVKNERSAFLFSEEDEDVRILAWTTTPWTLPSNCALAVGEKIEYVKVKTFNRYTFKPVSVVLAKELVGKYFNADAQAAALADYNEGDKLIPAQVGNPFAGTQLLGIKYEQLMPYVQPDESEGEAFRVIPGDFVTTEDGTGIVHTASLFGADDFRVSKANNVPSILVKDENGTMVPLVDKQGRFVKEVTDFALMFVKAEYEAPGVADQPDYKPTDVRIAIKLKEDNKAFLVEKYAHSYPHCWRTDKPVLYYPLDSWFIRTTAAKDKLIAHNKTINWKPAATGTGRFGNWLENLVDWNLSRSRFWGIPIPIWTSEDKSERKCIGSVEELKSEIEKSIEAGFMKENPLANFKPGDFSEANYNTFDLHKPYADDIVLVSDSGKKLIRESDLIDVWFDSGAMPYAQFHYPFENKELFEKNYPADFIAEGVDQTRGWFFTLHAIAVMLFDSVAFRNVVSNGLVLDKNGNKMSKRLGNAVDPFKTIAEYGPDATRWYLITNAQPWDNLKFDIEGVAEVQRKFFGTLYNTYSFFALYANIDGFAGKEAQVPVAERPEIDRWILSALHALIEQVDAHYADYEPTRAGRLVAEFVDEHLSNWYVRLCRRRFWKGEYSRDKISAYQTLYECLITVAKLMAPIAPFYADHLYTDLNRITGQESHDSVHLSLMPESKSAYRDRDLETRMELAQKISHMVLSLRKREKIKVRQPLNRIMVPVLDEAFRKNVEAVKDLVLSEVNVKTLEFLEEGSGVIVKKVKPDFKKLGPRFGKSMKEVAAAIDQWTPEQIATLEKDGSYEISLQGEKATVELSEVEIFSEDIPGWLVAHLDRLTVALDVTVTEALREEGVAREVVNKIQNLRKDMNFEVTDKIALRIQENNGIRQAIENNREYICSETLAESLEFVPSLEEGQSILVDVDDGLATRIQIEKYQNN from the coding sequence GTGAACCAGAAGTACACCGAATACGAAAAGCTGGACCTGTCCGCCATCGGCAGCAGGATCCTTGCAAGATGGGAAGAAGAAGACACCTTCCGCCGCAGCATCGCGGAAAGGAAAAATGCGCCTGCGTTTTCCTTTTATGAAGGCCCGCCGTCTGCCAACGGCCTTCCGGGTATTCACCACGTGATGGCCCGCACCATCAAAGACCTTTTCTGCCGCTACAAAACCATGAAAGGATTCATGGTGGAACGCAAGGCCGGATGGGACACCCATGGACTGCCCGTGGAACTGGACGTGGAGAAAAGCCTCGGCATCACCAAAGAAGACATCGGCAAGAAACTTTCCGTGGCCGAGTACAACCAGGCCTGCCGCGAAGGCGTGTTGAAATACAAAGACATCTGGGACGACCTCACCCGCAAGATCGGATACTGGGTCGACCTGGATCATCCGTACATCACATTCGAGAATTCCTACATCGAGTCGGTCTGGAACCTGCTGCAGAAGTTGTACGAAAAGGATCTGCTCTACAAAGGATACACCGTACAACCCTATTCACCGGCTGCCGGCACAGGCCTGAGTACCCATGAACTGAACCAACCGGGGTGCTACCGCGAGGTGAAGGATACATCCATCATCGCCGAGTTCAAGGCAGTGAAGAACGAACGGTCGGCGTTTCTCTTTTCGGAAGAAGACGAAGACGTTCGCATCCTCGCCTGGACCACCACACCCTGGACCTTGCCGTCCAACTGTGCACTGGCCGTAGGCGAGAAGATCGAATACGTGAAGGTGAAAACCTTCAACCGGTATACCTTCAAACCCGTGTCTGTTGTACTGGCAAAAGAACTGGTTGGAAAATATTTCAATGCGGATGCCCAGGCAGCTGCATTGGCAGACTACAACGAAGGTGATAAACTGATCCCCGCTCAGGTGGGAAACCCCTTCGCCGGCACCCAACTCCTTGGCATCAAATACGAGCAACTCATGCCGTATGTGCAGCCGGATGAATCCGAAGGTGAAGCGTTCCGCGTGATCCCCGGTGACTTCGTAACCACCGAAGACGGTACCGGCATCGTGCATACCGCGTCGCTGTTCGGTGCCGATGACTTCCGCGTGAGCAAGGCCAACAACGTGCCTTCCATCCTGGTGAAGGATGAGAACGGAACCATGGTGCCGCTGGTGGACAAGCAAGGCCGCTTTGTGAAGGAGGTGACGGATTTCGCACTCATGTTCGTGAAGGCGGAATACGAAGCGCCCGGCGTGGCCGATCAACCCGATTACAAGCCCACCGATGTGCGCATCGCCATCAAACTGAAGGAAGACAACAAAGCCTTCCTGGTGGAGAAGTATGCCCACAGCTACCCCCATTGCTGGCGTACCGACAAACCGGTGCTTTACTACCCGCTGGATTCATGGTTCATCCGCACCACCGCAGCGAAAGACAAGCTCATCGCACACAACAAAACCATCAACTGGAAACCTGCCGCCACCGGCACAGGTCGCTTCGGCAACTGGCTGGAAAACCTGGTCGACTGGAACCTGTCGCGTTCCCGCTTCTGGGGCATTCCCATCCCCATCTGGACCAGCGAAGACAAGTCGGAACGCAAATGCATCGGTAGCGTGGAAGAACTGAAGAGCGAAATCGAAAAGTCGATCGAGGCCGGCTTCATGAAAGAAAATCCCCTGGCCAACTTCAAGCCGGGTGATTTCTCGGAAGCGAATTACAACACGTTCGACCTGCACAAACCCTATGCGGATGATATCGTGCTGGTATCCGATTCAGGCAAGAAACTGATCCGGGAAAGCGACCTGATCGACGTATGGTTCGACTCGGGCGCCATGCCCTATGCGCAGTTCCATTATCCATTTGAAAACAAGGAACTGTTTGAAAAGAACTACCCCGCCGACTTCATCGCGGAAGGCGTGGACCAGACACGCGGTTGGTTCTTCACCCTGCATGCGATTGCCGTGATGCTGTTTGATTCGGTGGCTTTCCGCAATGTGGTGTCGAACGGACTGGTGCTTGACAAGAACGGCAACAAGATGTCGAAACGACTGGGCAATGCCGTGGACCCGTTCAAAACGATCGCGGAATATGGTCCGGATGCCACCCGCTGGTACCTGATCACCAACGCACAACCGTGGGACAACCTGAAGTTTGATATCGAAGGTGTGGCCGAAGTGCAACGCAAGTTCTTCGGTACGCTTTATAACACCTACTCATTCTTTGCGCTGTATGCCAACATCGACGGCTTTGCAGGTAAGGAGGCGCAGGTGCCGGTGGCAGAGCGCCCCGAGATCGACCGGTGGATCCTGTCGGCCCTGCACGCGCTGATCGAACAGGTGGATGCACACTATGCCGACTACGAACCGACCCGTGCCGGACGCCTGGTGGCTGAATTCGTGGATGAACACCTCAGCAACTGGTATGTGCGCCTGTGCCGTCGCCGTTTCTGGAAGGGAGAATATTCGCGGGACAAGATATCGGCGTACCAGACCCTGTACGAGTGCCTGATCACGGTGGCCAAACTGATGGCTCCGATCGCGCCGTTCTATGCAGATCATTTATATACCGACCTGAACCGCATCACCGGACAGGAAAGCCACGATTCCGTCCATCTTTCGCTGATGCCGGAAAGCAAATCCGCATACAGGGACCGCGACCTGGAAACCCGGATGGAACTGGCGCAGAAAATATCGCACATGGTGTTGTCGTTGCGCAAAAGAGAAAAGATCAAAGTAAGACAACCCCTCAACCGGATCATGGTGCCCGTGCTGGATGAAGCTTTCCGTAAGAATGTGGAGGCGGTGAAAGACCTGGTGCTGTCAGAGGTGAATGTGAAAACGCTGGAGTTCCTTGAAGAAGGATCGGGCGTGATCGTGAAGAAGGTAAAACCGGATTTCAAGAAACTGGGTCCGCGCTTCGGAAAAAGCATGAAGGAAGTGGCCGCGGCCATTGATCAGTGGACGCCCGAACAAATTGCAACCCTGGAAAAGGATGGATCGTATGAGATCAGTCTCCAGGGTGAAAAAGCCACCGTTGAGCTATCGGAAGTAGAGATCTTTTCAGAGGATATTCCGGGTTGGCTGGTTGCCCATTTGGACCGGCTGACGGTGGCCCTGGACGTGACCGTAACTGAGGCACTGCGCGAAGAAGGTGTTGCCAGGGAAGTGGTGAACAAGATCCAGAACCTGAGAAAGGACATGAATTTTGAAGTGACGGATAAGATCGCACTGCGCATCCAGGAAAACAACGGGATCCGTCAGGCGATCGAAAACAACAGGGAATATATTTGTTCGGAGACGCTTGCCGAAAGTCTCGAATTCGTACCTTCCCTGGAAGAAGGCCAAAGCATCCTGGTGGATGTGGATGATGGGTTGGCCACCCGCATACAGATTGAGAAATATCAGAACAATTAA
- a CDS encoding fructosamine kinase family protein: MQTPEYHISPWADATGRDIRLLSTRPLSGGSINQACRIETNLGVFFVKWNDAKACPGMFKAESRGLEILARTGAIRIPEVIHCGEDFLILEYLEQDRPAPNFWETFGQQLARLHQHTHPTFGLDHDNYIGSLPQSNTPHNTWADFFREARLQPQIRMARDSKQLDQPTCSLLNGVMDRLPQLFPDEPPALLHGDLWSGNYLIGPEGQPCLIDPAVYHGHREMDLAMTRLFGGFDAAFYASYNEAHPLEPDWESRTDLCNLYPLLVHVNLFGSGYASQVRHIAGHYS; encoded by the coding sequence ATGCAAACGCCGGAATACCACATCTCACCATGGGCCGATGCCACCGGCCGGGATATCCGATTGCTGAGCACCCGCCCCCTTTCCGGTGGCTCCATCAACCAGGCATGTCGCATCGAAACCAACCTGGGTGTTTTCTTCGTCAAGTGGAATGACGCAAAGGCCTGTCCCGGCATGTTCAAAGCCGAATCACGGGGCCTGGAGATATTGGCACGCACCGGCGCCATCCGCATACCCGAAGTGATCCATTGCGGCGAAGATTTCCTCATCCTCGAATACCTGGAACAAGATAGACCTGCCCCGAATTTCTGGGAAACATTCGGACAACAACTGGCCCGGCTTCATCAACATACCCACCCGACTTTCGGACTGGATCACGACAATTACATTGGCTCCCTGCCCCAATCGAACACCCCTCACAACACATGGGCCGACTTTTTCCGGGAAGCCCGACTGCAACCACAGATCCGGATGGCACGTGACAGCAAGCAGCTGGATCAACCCACCTGCAGCCTGCTGAATGGGGTGATGGATCGCCTGCCGCAGCTCTTCCCCGATGAGCCACCTGCACTCCTGCACGGCGACCTGTGGAGCGGCAATTACCTCATTGGCCCCGAAGGCCAACCCTGCCTGATCGACCCTGCCGTATACCACGGTCATCGCGAGATGGACCTCGCCATGACCCGGCTCTTCGGCGGTTTTGATGCGGCTTTCTATGCATCCTACAACGAAGCGCACCCTCTTGAACCGGACTGGGAATCGCGCACCGATCTCTGCAACCTGTACCCCCTCCTGGTGCACGTGAACCTGTTCGGAAGCGGTTATGCCTCCCAGGTACGCCACATAGCAGGCCATTATTCCTGA
- a CDS encoding carboxypeptidase regulatory-like domain-containing protein — MKTTNELNRMKKGRRFGAMTLLAAQVLLMLFVTSCRKDEIENHTNLPHTGGNTSYVSAGAIGAVYDVNQHAVANAEVSLGGVKTTTDANGLFQIHDVSVPSNRAMVMVKKPGYFKAFRAFIPKEGASQTVYLTLVENTPAYTVDAQSGGDVNLTNGSGLSFPSSSLVYANGNNYTGTVNIAVQYLAPGDEHFGDLIPGDLAAERADGSEAQLESFGMLNVELTGTSGQPLQVKEGKVVTLTVEVPAALQASAPSTIPLWYFDESLGIWKEEGQATLQGSAYVGNVKHFTWWNCDQPYAPAIIRGRVLDCQGNPVEGAEIKRTDFGITGGTTNGKGEYEVRFPVGMTLDIYAYAWGSSSQTVVVGPLNENEVYTLPDLIISDCPAIIRGKLTSCAGLPVDGTVYFVYDYDPQVSSSHPVMTVHTQNGEYLAQTKPNGNCKITGYTVTGEVSQTMAITTGAAGTVTNVGDLSACITQTDNSFMIDGGVYNHQKIVLIPDYGNDPTATARITTGLTDISVYDPISRNSIFLRIYNNAAGTYNSVNNECVAYFNLADISNENDTVLFTGEDITVTIDQIPQVGDMMYGTFYGTFKNHKDGSMSTISDGQFAVIRKQ, encoded by the coding sequence ATGAAAACAACAAATGAACTTAACCGCATGAAAAAGGGCAGGCGTTTCGGCGCAATGACCTTGCTGGCAGCCCAGGTGCTGCTCATGCTGTTCGTCACTTCGTGTAGGAAGGACGAGATCGAGAACCACACCAACCTGCCGCACACCGGTGGTAACACTTCCTACGTAAGTGCAGGCGCCATCGGGGCGGTGTATGATGTCAACCAACATGCGGTAGCCAATGCAGAGGTATCGCTGGGCGGAGTAAAAACCACTACGGATGCCAATGGTCTGTTTCAAATACATGACGTGAGCGTACCGTCGAACCGCGCCATGGTGATGGTGAAAAAGCCGGGTTATTTCAAGGCATTCCGTGCATTCATACCAAAAGAAGGAGCGTCCCAAACCGTGTACCTGACACTGGTAGAGAACACGCCCGCATATACCGTAGACGCCCAGAGTGGAGGTGACGTGAACCTGACCAACGGATCCGGTCTGTCATTCCCCTCTTCATCTTTGGTGTATGCGAACGGCAACAATTACACAGGTACGGTGAACATTGCGGTGCAGTACCTGGCTCCCGGCGATGAACACTTCGGCGACTTGATCCCCGGTGACCTGGCAGCAGAAAGAGCAGACGGCAGCGAAGCGCAACTTGAATCCTTCGGCATGCTGAACGTGGAACTGACAGGTACTTCCGGCCAGCCGCTGCAGGTGAAGGAAGGCAAAGTGGTAACCCTCACGGTGGAGGTTCCTGCGGCCTTGCAAGCCAGCGCACCATCCACCATTCCCCTCTGGTACTTCGATGAAAGCCTGGGCATATGGAAGGAAGAAGGCCAGGCGACCCTCCAGGGCAGTGCCTACGTGGGCAACGTGAAACACTTCACCTGGTGGAACTGTGACCAACCTTATGCACCCGCCATCATTCGCGGCAGGGTACTGGACTGCCAGGGGAATCCGGTTGAAGGTGCGGAGATAAAACGAACCGATTTTGGTATTACGGGCGGCACCACCAATGGAAAAGGTGAGTACGAGGTAAGATTCCCGGTAGGTATGACCTTGGATATTTATGCATATGCATGGGGTTCCAGTAGTCAAACCGTTGTCGTGGGACCGCTGAACGAGAACGAAGTGTATACCCTGCCGGACCTGATCATATCTGATTGTCCTGCCATCATCCGCGGCAAGCTTACCAGTTGCGCAGGGTTGCCTGTAGATGGAACGGTATACTTTGTCTACGATTACGATCCCCAAGTCTCCAGTAGCCATCCGGTGATGACCGTGCATACACAGAATGGAGAGTACCTGGCGCAAACGAAACCGAATGGTAATTGTAAAATAACAGGATATACCGTCACAGGTGAGGTAAGTCAAACCATGGCAATCACCACAGGTGCCGCAGGTACGGTGACCAATGTCGGTGATTTGTCGGCGTGCATCACCCAAACGGATAATAGTTTCATGATCGATGGTGGTGTGTATAACCATCAGAAGATCGTACTGATTCCTGACTATGGGAATGACCCGACGGCCACAGCGCGGATTACCACAGGTTTGACAGATATCTCGGTCTACGATCCGATATCCAGGAATTCCATCTTCCTTAGGATTTATAACAATGCTGCAGGTACCTATAACTCCGTAAACAACGAATGCGTTGCCTATTTCAATTTAGCTGACATAAGCAATGAGAATGATACGGTTTTGTTCACGGGTGAGGATATTACCGTAACGATTGATCAAATTCCACAGGTAGGTGACATGATGTACGGAACTTTTTACGGAACATTCAAAAACCATAAGGATGGTTCCATGAGCACCATTTCCGACGGCCAGTTTGCCGTCATCCGGAAACAATAA
- a CDS encoding M42 family metallopeptidase: MNIQLLKEITETPGAPGHEQPIREIVKRELKPFADAITVDNMGNMTVLIKGKKSKKVMVAAHMDEIAFITTLVDDNGFIRFHPLGGFDPKTLTSQRVWIHGKKEIPGVIGCKPIHIMSPEDRNKVVPITEYFIDTGMPKKEVDKYVKVGDTITRDRDLIELGECVSCKSLDNRISVYILIEAMKKVKNLPYDLYGVFTVQEEVGIRGASVASLQIQPDFGFGLDTTIAFDVPGARDYERVTSLGGGAAIKVMDASTICDYRMVDYMKKTADKYKVKWQAEILPAGGTDTAGIQRMTPGGAISGAVSIPTRHIHQTIEMVHKKDVDQAISLLVHSVQDLDKYKWEF; this comes from the coding sequence ATGAATATTCAACTGCTGAAGGAAATTACCGAAACACCGGGCGCACCCGGGCATGAACAACCCATCCGGGAAATCGTAAAACGCGAACTGAAACCGTTTGCCGATGCCATCACTGTCGACAACATGGGCAACATGACCGTTCTCATCAAAGGGAAGAAAAGTAAAAAGGTCATGGTGGCCGCCCACATGGATGAGATCGCATTCATCACCACATTGGTGGATGACAACGGCTTCATCCGGTTCCATCCCCTGGGCGGTTTCGACCCGAAAACGCTCACTTCGCAGCGGGTTTGGATACACGGAAAGAAAGAAATACCCGGTGTCATAGGTTGCAAACCCATCCACATCATGTCGCCCGAAGACCGCAACAAAGTGGTGCCCATCACGGAATATTTCATCGATACGGGCATGCCCAAAAAAGAAGTGGACAAGTACGTGAAAGTGGGTGACACCATCACCCGCGACCGCGACCTGATTGAACTGGGCGAATGCGTGAGCTGCAAATCGCTCGACAACCGCATCTCGGTGTACATCCTCATCGAGGCCATGAAGAAAGTGAAGAACCTCCCTTACGACCTCTATGGTGTATTTACGGTTCAGGAAGAAGTGGGTATCCGCGGGGCGTCTGTGGCGTCGCTGCAGATCCAACCCGACTTCGGATTCGGCCTGGATACCACCATCGCTTTCGATGTTCCGGGCGCACGCGATTATGAACGTGTGACCTCACTCGGAGGTGGCGCCGCCATCAAGGTGATGGATGCCAGTACCATCTGTGATTACCGCATGGTGGACTACATGAAAAAAACCGCCGATAAGTACAAGGTGAAGTGGCAGGCTGAGATACTGCCGGCAGGAGGAACCGATACCGCCGGCATTCAGCGTATGACACCGGGTGGTGCAATTTCCGGTGCCGTGTCCATTCCCACACGGCACATCCACCAGACCATCGAAATGGTGCACAAAAAAGATGTGGACCAGGCGATTTCTCTTCTGGTCCACAGTGTACAGGATCTGGACAAATACAAGTGGGAATTCTGA
- a CDS encoding TraR/DksA family transcriptional regulator, with protein MAKKTEQPKDRYSDAELKEFKTLILEKLDEAKKDLDLLSSSISRKDDHGTDDTYHSFKPMEDGSEVLTKEEVANLATRQKKFIQHLENALVRIENKTYGICRETGKLISKERLRAVPHATLSIDAKRQQSDGK; from the coding sequence ATGGCAAAAAAGACGGAGCAACCCAAAGACAGATATAGCGACGCAGAATTGAAGGAATTCAAGACGCTGATCCTGGAAAAGCTCGATGAGGCCAAGAAAGACCTCGACCTTTTGAGCAGTTCCATCTCACGTAAAGATGACCATGGGACCGATGACACCTACCACTCGTTCAAACCGATGGAAGACGGTTCAGAAGTGCTGACCAAGGAAGAGGTGGCCAACCTGGCAACCCGCCAGAAGAAGTTCATCCAGCATTTGGAGAATGCATTGGTTCGCATTGAGAACAAGACCTACGGCATTTGCCGCGAAACCGGCAAACTGATTTCAAAGGAAAGGCTCCGCGCGGTACCGCATGCAACCCTCAGCATTGATGCCAAACGGCAACAATCCGACGGCAAGTAA
- a CDS encoding lipoprotein signal peptidase, translating to MKKALSTIFLVLLIDQTLKIWVKTHMYLEQEWPALGHWFYLHFTENNGMAFGVEWGIPGGKLLLSLFRIGAVAAIVWYLFGLIKRQAPGGLIISISLIFAGAVGNIIDSAFYGLIFTDSYHKVATLMPADGGYAGFLHGKVVDMLYFPILSGTFPDWFPLWGGEEFLFFRPIFNVADSSITIGVFLILVFQKRFFPHEKKVLKTEEQVHAVEEAPAAS from the coding sequence TTGAAAAAGGCCCTCTCCACGATCTTTCTTGTGCTGCTGATTGATCAGACGCTCAAGATTTGGGTCAAAACCCACATGTACCTGGAACAGGAATGGCCTGCGCTGGGCCATTGGTTCTACTTGCATTTCACCGAAAACAACGGGATGGCATTCGGTGTGGAGTGGGGCATCCCGGGAGGCAAACTGCTGCTGAGCCTCTTCCGTATCGGTGCCGTGGCAGCCATTGTCTGGTACCTTTTCGGACTCATCAAACGCCAGGCTCCGGGCGGTTTGATCATCAGCATCTCACTTATTTTCGCTGGTGCTGTCGGCAACATCATCGACAGCGCCTTTTACGGCCTGATCTTTACTGACAGTTACCACAAGGTAGCCACCCTCATGCCTGCAGATGGTGGCTATGCCGGATTCCTTCACGGCAAAGTGGTGGACATGCTCTACTTTCCCATCTTGTCAGGCACATTTCCTGATTGGTTTCCACTATGGGGTGGGGAAGAGTTCCTGTTCTTCCGACCCATCTTCAACGTCGCAGATTCTTCCATCACCATCGGCGTTTTCCTGATCCTGGTTTTTCAGAAACGGTTCTTCCCGCATGAGAAGAAAGTGTTGAAAACGGAGGAACAGGTGCATGCGGTGGAGGAAGCGCCGGCGGCATCCTAG
- a CDS encoding T9SS type A sorting domain-containing protein — protein sequence MRRTFNILCWIVLLTVSAVRAQPVLGMSPVFNVSPNDSVYIPDTLVYDVYVRNVGNTTFSGKINLNVGVQPDKAPSLTIILVDTSLANVTGFAPGDSLPATLRFPCDTPSFDMDINTVVIWPVSGTPGTITQDSLKDTIFVYGFSGIGPHDRFFDHPGILFPNPVGSGNTVYFQTKEKPRHVRILDAYGRIVRDDALRNGLIDVGDLPPALYLVEIDFGKGKIGMVRLMRL from the coding sequence ATGAGGCGCACATTCAATATACTTTGCTGGATTGTTTTGTTGACAGTTTCCGCTGTGCGGGCGCAGCCCGTACTTGGCATGTCACCGGTTTTCAATGTTTCCCCCAACGATTCGGTGTACATACCTGATACGCTTGTTTACGATGTGTACGTGCGCAATGTGGGCAATACGACATTCAGTGGCAAAATAAACCTGAATGTTGGGGTACAACCGGACAAGGCACCATCCCTCACGATCATATTGGTAGATACTTCCCTGGCGAACGTCACGGGGTTTGCGCCGGGTGACAGTTTACCCGCCACACTCAGGTTTCCTTGCGACACGCCGTCATTTGACATGGATATCAACACCGTGGTGATATGGCCGGTATCCGGAACGCCCGGCACCATCACGCAGGATAGCCTGAAAGACACCATCTTCGTTTATGGCTTTTCAGGGATTGGCCCGCATGACCGGTTCTTCGATCATCCCGGCATCCTGTTCCCGAACCCGGTGGGAAGCGGGAATACCGTATACTTTCAAACAAAGGAAAAGCCCCGGCACGTCAGGATTCTGGATGCTTACGGTCGCATTGTACGTGACGATGCATTGCGGAATGGTTTGATCGACGTCGGAGATCTGCCGCCTGCCCTCTACCTGGTGGAGATCGATTTCGGCAAAGGGAAGATCGGGATGGTCCGCCTCATGCGGCTATAA
- a CDS encoding C10 family peptidase, giving the protein MYLFQPKMQLKLTGKWQYVLIGVGLVMASCKKDAIVKKEKDIRKSMEVSTETALQVARDFSYQAAFLNDPSVTAKQPHTMGATTFASGKKLKKAFAINDTHGQAALYVINLDPAGFIVVSGSKKEVPILAFSEKGTFAYDPVNPPSFGITDWVQERVKKIGKIRDTPAYEPDVHIKEQWDGYAPPIGEEEIVSGGTVYEQKGPYTSTIWGQGPGYNDQVPYMLCSTTGNGHAWAGCVAVATAQVMKYWHYPNSYSWSAMPDNAGSNETSRLIHDIGVDVNMDYGCEGSSAQTKKVENVLEGDFGYSTSIQYVSTTSTAIVQQMNAQWPVVIRGSLLNGTGGHAWVCDGYRRNRHVLIHNPGTYYEYETSFISDFYLRMNWGWYQNGIGLYNGWYLYGDFTPGNLNLNSDSHILINIHP; this is encoded by the coding sequence ATGTATTTATTCCAACCAAAAATGCAGCTCAAACTCACCGGAAAATGGCAATATGTACTCATCGGTGTAGGTCTTGTAATGGCTTCCTGTAAAAAGGATGCGATTGTTAAAAAAGAAAAGGACATCCGGAAGAGTATGGAAGTTTCAACTGAGACAGCCCTCCAGGTTGCGAGGGACTTCTCCTATCAGGCGGCATTCCTGAATGATCCTTCCGTGACGGCAAAACAACCGCACACCATGGGAGCGACAACATTTGCATCGGGAAAAAAATTGAAAAAGGCATTTGCAATCAATGACACACATGGCCAGGCAGCCCTGTATGTGATCAACCTTGACCCCGCGGGATTCATTGTGGTGTCGGGGAGTAAAAAGGAGGTTCCCATATTGGCATTCTCGGAAAAAGGCACCTTTGCCTACGACCCCGTCAATCCGCCTTCGTTCGGGATTACGGATTGGGTGCAGGAACGGGTGAAAAAGATCGGGAAGATCCGCGATACGCCGGCATATGAACCGGATGTACACATCAAGGAGCAATGGGATGGGTATGCTCCGCCGATTGGGGAAGAAGAGATTGTAAGCGGAGGAACAGTCTACGAGCAGAAGGGGCCGTACACTTCAACCATTTGGGGGCAGGGTCCCGGCTATAACGATCAAGTACCTTATATGCTATGCAGTACAACCGGTAACGGACACGCCTGGGCCGGTTGCGTGGCAGTTGCAACGGCTCAGGTGATGAAGTATTGGCATTACCCCAATTCCTATTCATGGTCAGCCATGCCCGATAACGCAGGTAGCAACGAAACATCCCGACTGATACACGATATCGGTGTGGATGTGAACATGGATTACGGGTGTGAAGGTTCAAGTGCGCAGACAAAAAAAGTGGAAAATGTGCTTGAAGGCGATTTCGGATACTCCACATCCATTCAGTATGTATCAACCACTTCAACGGCAATTGTTCAACAAATGAATGCCCAATGGCCGGTGGTCATTCGGGGCAGTTTGCTGAACGGTACCGGGGGCCATGCGTGGGTATGTGACGGATACCGCAGGAACAGGCATGTGCTTATTCATAACCCTGGTACTTATTACGAGTATGAGACATCGTTTATATCAGATTTCTATTTGCGCATGAACTGGGGATGGTACCAAAATGGCATAGGTCTTTACAACGGATGGTACCTATATGGCGATTTTACTCCGGGGAACTTAAATTTGAATAGTGACAGTCATATCCTCATCAACATTCACCCCTGA